The following is a genomic window from Candidatus Thermoplasmatota archaeon.
GACAGTGCGCTCTACCGCCACAAGGAGCTCCAGGGTATGGAACAGGACCTCACCCCGCTCGAGAGGGAGGCCAAGTCCAAGGGGATAGCCTTCATCCAGCTGGACGGAGACATCGGCGTCATCGCCAACGGTGCCGGTCTCACGATGGCCACGCTTGACATGATAAGCCTCAAGGGAGGCAAGGGTGGGGTCTTCCTCGACCTGGGCGGCACGGACGACCCAGAGAAGGTGAAGGAGGCGTTTCGGCTCATGAAGAAGGCCAAGCCCTCGGTCATCTTCCTCAACATCTTTGGAGGCATAACTAAGTGCGACTCGGTCGCGCAGGGCGTGAAGGAGGTCCTCGACGAGGAGGGAATCGACGTGGCGGTCGTCGCAAGGATAAAGGGCGTGAACGAGGACGAGGCAAAGCAGATACTGAGAGACGCTGGATTCGTTGCGGTAAGCTCGTTGGAACGGGCGGCCGAGGAAACCGTCCGACTGAGGGGATGAAGATGTCAATACTCGTCGACGAGAACTCAAGGGTCATCATCCAGGGAATCACCGGCCACCAGGGGATGTTCCACGCCAAGGCCATGCTCGGCTTTGGGACCAAGGTCGTGGCGGGCGTGACTCCGGGCAAGGCCGGGGAAACGGTCCACGGCGTTCCTGTCTTCGATTCCGTTCACGGGGCGGTCAAGTCAACGGACGCGGACACGTCCATGATCCTCGTCCCCGCCCCTTTCGCCCTCGATGCCTCCTTCGAGGCGATCGACGCTGGAATAGGACTCATTGTGATAATCACGGAGAGAATACCATTCCACGATGCGATAAGGATCGTGGCATATGCGAGGCAGAAGGGAACGACCATCATAGGCCCGAACTGCCCAGGAGTGATATCGCCTGGCAAGTGCAAGGTCGGGATCATGCCGAGCGGCATCTTCGAGCAGGGAACTGTGGGAGTGGTCTCGCGCAGCGGGACGCTCACATATGAGATAGTCAACGCGATAACCGAGAGCGGTCTCGGTCAGAGCACTTGCGTGGGCATAGGTGGCGATCCTATAATCGGCTCGAACATAGTCGAGGTACTGAAGATGTTCGAGGGTGACGAGGAAACTGAGTCCATCGTCATAGTGGGCGAGATTGGCGGGACCGCGGAGGAGAACGCCGCCGAGCACGTCAAAGGGATGAGGAAGAGCGTCTACGCGTACATCGCGGGCCGCACGGCGCCCCCGGGCAAGAGGATGGGGCACGCCGGTGCCATCATTGCGAGAGGCAAGGGGACCGCGGAGAGCAAAATCGCCGCGTTGAACGAGGCCGGTGTCGATGTCGCGAAGCACCCCGCGGAGATCGCGGAACTGATCAAAGGAGGATAGGTGGGGTTCGGGATGCTGCCAAGGAAGATCGTCGTCCCGTTTGTGATAGTCATCGTCATTGTTGTGGTCATTTCAGTAATCGCCCTGTCCGGCAATCAGGAACCTGAGGACAACACCCCTCCTGGCAAGGTGAGCGGGCTGAACGCCATTGACCAGCGGAACGGAAGAATCCTCCTCGTTTGGGATGCCGCGCACGACGATGTGGAGGTCGCATTCTACAACGTCTTCAGGGACATGAACAAGTTGGAGAAGAGGCCGTCCGTTCCGATAACCGTCGACGATCCGGGAGACGTTCGGGCCCCCCACGAATACCGAGTCCAGGCTGTGGACGAATCTGGAAACGAAGGCGACATCTCAGACGCGGTCAACATCTCATCTCTCCCGAGCGATATCATCGCCCCGTCCAAAGTTACGAGCCTCACGGTTCACACCTACGATAACCAGTTGAATCTCACCTGGGAGGAGGCGTGGGACAACGACAGGGTATCGGGATATCATGTTTACAGGAACGGGAAGGTCCTCGACTTCCAGCCCTCAAGGCCGCTGTACTACGATTTCAACGTCACGCCGATGCTGATCCACTCGTACCGAGTGAGCGCGGTCGATGCCTCTGGGAATGAGGGTCCGCTCTCAGCTGAGACCGAGGGCTATCTCCCGCCAGGAAGAGTAGGACAGATGGCTCTTGATTTCAACCTGACGGACGTATACGACAGGGACTTCAGCCTGAACGATTTTCTGGGAAAGGTCGTGCTTCTCGACCTCATGACCATCTATTGCGGCGCTTGCACAGACCAGGCATTGGAGCTAGTCGCCGTGTTCAACAACTACTCTCCAGATGACTTTCAGATGATATCGATTGATATATCTCTGGATGCGGACCCCCAGGACCTCATCATATTCAAGGAATCTTTCGCGGATGACTGGTTCTTCGCCGTGGACACAGACAATGTATCCGAGAAGTACAGCACTTGGGGCGTACCCATGGAGATAGTGATTGACAGATCGGGCGAGATCGCCTACGTCCATGTTGGTCTCGTCTCCGCCGAGGAGTTGGAGGACGTAATCGACCCCCTCATCACGACCTAGCGGTTTTGCCCGTTGTCCCGCCAGACGGCCCTGGGATTCCGTTTACTGGCTCGAAACTCAGCGGCAAACGGTTATATATCGAGTCTTTCATGAATCGAGACCGTGAGCAAGCTCGTCATATCCGAGAAGAGTTCCTCGGCACGGAGAATAGCGACCATCCTCTCCAACGGGAAGTCCAAGCGGCAGAGCATCGAGAGAGTCTCCTCGTATCACTTCGAGAGGGACGGTGAGGATTACTCCGTGATCGGTCTCAGGGGACACATCGTCGGCATGGACTATCCCGAGGAGCTCAACAGCTGGGCGGAAATCAACCCGAAGGACCTCGTGCGGGCAAAGCCTGAGAAGAAGATAATCATGAAGTCCATCGCCTCGGCCCTCAAGACCCTAGCGGAGGGAAAGGACGAGGTCATAGTGGCGACGGACTACGACAGAGAAGGGGAGCTCATAGGGGTGGAGGCCCTCGATATCGTGAAGGAGGTCGCCCCGAAGGCGGAGTTCAAGCGGGCGCGATTCAGCGCTCTGACGAAGGTGGACGTCGAGAGAGCGTTCGATGAGCTGACCGAGATAGATTACGCCCTCGCCGAGTCCGCAGAGACGAGGCAGGTAATCGATCTCGCATGGGGGGCGACCCTCACCAGATTCATCTCTCTCGCATCCGGTCGACTCGGGCGGGAGTTCCTTTCAGTTGGTCGCGTCCAGAGCCCGACATTGGCGCTCATAGTGGACAGGGAGAAGGAGATCGAACATTTCGAGGCCAAGCCGTTCTGGGACATACGCGCGACTTTCGAGAAGGGTATTGAGTTCACTGGACGGCACTCACACGGTAGATTCTGGAACAAGGTCGACGCCGAGACCGTCCTGAAGTCTGCCGACGGTGCGAAGACGGGAAAGGTGCAGCTATACGAGGCCAAGGAGGCCCCGGAGAGGCCCCCCGTTCCGTTCAACACGACCATCTTTCTGATGGAGGCCAACCGCCTCGGGTTCTCGGCCTCCAGGGCGATGAGCGTTGCGGAGACCCTCTACACGAGCGGATGGATCAGCTATCCCAGGACGGACAACACCGTCTACCCGCCAACGCTCGGTCTCAAGTTCCTATTGGAGAAGCTCTTGGGTTCCGCCTTCAGCAAGGAGGCGAAGGAACTCCTCAAGCAGGAGAAGATCGTCCCAACAAGGGGAAAGAGCTTCGCGACGGATCACCCGCCGATACACCCCGTGAGAGGCGCGAAGAAGTCGAAGATAACCGGCGACAAATGGACTATCTACGAGCTCGTCTGCAGGAGGTTCCTCGCAACGGTGGCGCCCCCCGCGCTGGTCAAGACGTCAAAGGCCGAGATCGATGTCAAGAAGGAGGTTTTCGTCTGCGAGGGGCGGGAGATACTTGACCCGGGTTGGAGGAACTACTATCCCTATTATCCAGCCAAGGAGTCCGACCTGCCGGAGCTGTCCGAGGGGGAGAGCATCAAGCTACTGGGAGTGAACATGGAGGAGGACAAGACCAAACCTCCGCCGAGGTTCTCACAGGGAAAACTCATCCAAGAAATGGAGAGGCTAGGTCTCGGCACCAAGAGCACGAGGCACGAGATAATAAAGAAGCTCTACAACAGGAAGTACGTCGAGGGAAAATACCTCACGCCAACGGTCTCTGCGAGAGCGGTCATAGATGCCCTTGGGGACCACAACGTCGGGATAGAGAAGCCCGAGATGACGAATCTGCTGGAGAAGGATATGCTAGAGATCGCGAACGGAAGCAAGAGCGGAGGACAGGTCGTCGAAGAATCCCAAGACATCCTCGAAGAGGTCATGGAGACCCTCCAGTCCAACAGAAAGGAGATCGGCGGGGAGATCAAGAGGGCTCTCAGGATGCAGAACTACATAGGAGTCTGCAAGTCCTGCGGCGGAGACCTGAATGTGATCAGATCCAGGGCGGGCCAGAGATTCGTTGGCTGCTCAGGCTTCCCGGAGTGCAAGGTCACGCATCCACTGCCACAGGCGGGGAAGGTAATCCCCACGATGGAGACGTGCGAGGAATGCGGCTCACCGATGATAGAGATCACAGAACGGGGAGGCAAGGAGAACATTTGCGTTGACGCCAAATGCCCGACGACAAGGGAGAGGAACCTGCTCGGCACGTGCAGCAAGTGCGGAGGCGACCTCACAATCAGATACTCAAAGAGGGGGAAGAGGTTCGTCGGCTGCTCCAGCTACCCGAAGTGCACCAACTCGTTCCCGCTCCCACAGAAGGGGTACATCCAACCGACAAAGGAGACATGCGACACGTGCGGATCCCCGATCATCACCGTCCTCATGAGGAACAGGAGAAAATGGACCCTCTGCGTCAACCCGGACTGTAAAACGAAAAAGTTCAAGCAGGCCTGATTACTGCCTTCTGGGCTCCTTCGCCTTCGGGCGGAGCTCCTTGCTCCCGCACTTCCTGCATCTGGTTGCTCTCATTGCATTTCGTGCGTAGCACTTCATGCATATCATCTTGGCGAGCGTTCTTGCTTCAGCCTCTGGAAAGCGGGCCATGTACCTTATCGCATATTCGCTTTCCTATTAAACCCTTGCTCCATCTCAAGCCCAAGAGCCCGTGGCACCAGTGCCGAAGGATGCGCAAGGAGAAGGCTTTTTGCCCGAATGCCGATTACTCACCGGATGCGGACGATCGGTCTCGTTGTCAATCCCATTGCGGGAATGGGCGGTCGCGTGGGCCTGAAGGGAACGGACGGTGTCCTCGAGAAGGCGCTGGAGCTGGGCGGAAAGCCCGTTGCGCCAGAGAAGATGTCCAAGTTCCTGGACACGCTCTCCTCCCTGCTGAAGAACGAGAACATCGATGGAATCGAGTGGCTCACCTGCGGCGGGTCGATGGGCGCGAGCTACCTTGAGGAGTTCGGCAAGGGGCCCTGGGAATGGGAGGTCGTCTTCAAACCAGGAGATCCCACTGCCGCAGAGGACACGAAGGATGCCTGCAGTGTCTTTTCGGAGAGAGATGCGGGGCTCATAGTGTTCTGCGGCGGGGACGGCACCGCCAGAGACATCTGGAAGGTCGTCGGGAACGAGATCCCCATGATAGGCATCCCGTCTGGTGTGAAGATGCACTCCGGGGTCTTCGGAATGAATCCAGAAGCCGTGGCATTCATCGTGCTGAGGCTCCTCTTGGGCGAGCTGGATGTCGCGGACGGTGAGATCCTCGACCTGGACGAGGAGAGATATCGGGCGGGAGAGTGGCACATCCGGCTCTTCGGAATCGCGAGCACACCGAACGAGCCCAGCTACGTCCAGGTCGGGAAGATGCACGCCGAAGCTGTTCCAGAGGAAGATATGAAATCCGAGCTAGCGGAGCACGTCGCCGAGGACATGAGCGAGAACAAGGACACCTTGTACATACTCGGATCGGGCTCCACTGTCGCCGCGATATCCAAGGAGATAGGCGTGGATTGCTCGCTGCTCGGCGTGGACGCCGTCTATCGGGGTGAGCTCTTGGAGAAGGATCTTAACGAGGATCGGCTCCTTTCTCTCCTCGACCAGTACGAAGAGGTCAAGCTTGTCCTCACTCCGATAGGCGCCCAGGGCTTCATCCTGGGCAGGGGGAACCTTCAGCTCTCTCCAGCGGTCATCAGGAGAGTGGGCCTCAACGATATCGTGATAATCTGTACGCCAGGGAAGCTCAGGAGAACGCCCTTCCTCAGGGTTGACACGGGCGACAGCGACCTGGACCGAGAGTTCAGGGCCAGGGAATACCTCACGGTCGTGACGGGCTACAGAACGATGAAGCTATGGAAAATCGCGCAATGAAAGGGCTTATGAAGGGGAAGGCTATACCACTTTGCCAATACTTAGGGGGAGGTCATTTTGCAGGAGAAGATGAAGGCCATTGTGAAGGTGCGACCAGAAGAGGGCGGCACGGAGATGCAGGAGGTCCCGGTGCCCAAGCCAAAGCGCAATGAGGCCCTGATAAAGATGGAAGCCGTCTCCATCTGTGGGACGGATGTGCACATATACGAATGGGATGACTGGGCTTCGAAGAGGATCAACGTCCCGCTGATTTACGGTCACGAGTTCTCGGGCGTGATTGAGGAGCTCGGAGCGGACGTGATGGGCTTCGAGAAGGGAGACAGGGTCTCAGGAGAATGCCACGTCCACGACAACACGTGTTTCCAGTGCAGAACTGGCAACGCCCACATCTGCGAGAACATGAAGATATTCGGCGTGGATATGACAGGGATATTCGCGGAGTACTCCGCGCTCCCGGCAGCGAACCTGCTCAAGAGCGGCGATATGCCCGCGAAATTCGTCACGATCCAGGACCCGCTGGGCAACGCCGTTCACACGGTCTTCACCACAGACGTCCCAGGAAGAAACGTGGCCGTCTTGGGGCTCGGTCCGATCGGGCTCATGTCAGTGGCGGTCTGCAAGACTGTCGGTGCGAGAAAGGTCTTCGGGATAGGTCGAAAGAACAAGTACAGAATCGAACTCGGGAAGGAATGCGGGGCGGATTTCGCGCTGAGCAGCCTCACGGATGACGTCGAGAAAATAGTCGCGGACAACACAGAGGGGCGCGGTGTGGACGTGGTCCTGGAGATGACGGGGAACCCCCACGCCGTCAACCAGGGTCTGGACATGCTCAGGCCGGGCGGAACGTTGGCACTCCTAGGCGTGTTCTCGGGCCCATGGACGACAGACCTGAACGAGAAAGTGATCTTCAAGTACACGACGATCAAGGGCATCAACGGACGGTTGATGTTCGACACCTGGTACAGGATGCGCGGGCTCCTGGAATCGGGGAGCCTGAACCTCGATCCCATAGTCACGCACGAGATGAAGTTCGATCAGTTCGAGGAGGGCATGGCCGCCATGAGGTCCGGCAACTCCGGCAAGGTCGTCCTGTACATGGACTGGTTCAAACCATAAGGCAATGATTAATAGTGACGAATGCTTGAAAGGTGAAACCCAAAGGAGGTAAGAAGATGAGAGACCCAAGTGGATTCATGCGGGAGGAATATCAGACACTCGTTGAGAAGGGATTCGACTGGAAACTGCGCGTTCTTGAAGGCCCCTCCGCACCGAGATGCCGGGTGGATGGAAAGGACGTGATAATGCTCTGCTCGAACAACTACCTGAATCTGAGCAACCATCCGAGACTGAGGCAAGCTGCCAAGGAGGCCATAGACACTCACGGTGCGGGCTCTGGCTCGGTCAGACCCATCGCGGGGAACATGGACCTGCACATCAAGGTGGAGAAGAAACTCGCCGGTTTCAAGAGGACCGAGTCTTCGCTCATATACCAGACAGGTTTCGCTGCGAATGCAGGGCTTGTGCCGCAGCTGGCCGGGAAGGGAGATGTCATAATATCGGACGAGCTCAACCACGGCTCCATCATTGATGGCGTCAGGCTCACGAAGTCGGACAGGATGATATTCCCGCACCGCGACATGGGGGAGCTCGAGAATGTGCTCAAGGAGGCGGACAAGAAGTACAACAAGATACTCATCGTGACGGATGGCGTTTTCTCGATGGATGGCGATATCCAGCACATGGACAAGATACAAGACCTTGCCAATGAGGTTGGGGCGATGACCTTTGTCGATGATGCCCACGGAGAGGGCGTCATAGGACCCGACGGAAGGGGAATAGGAGCTCACTTCGACCTCTCAGGCAAGATTGACGTGGAGATGGGGACGTTCTCCAAAGCATACGGTGTCGTGGGAGGCCTCATCGCGGGATCCCAGGATCTGGTCAACTTCGCGCTGAACAAGTCTAGAACG
Proteins encoded in this region:
- the sucD gene encoding succinate--CoA ligase subunit alpha encodes the protein MSILVDENSRVIIQGITGHQGMFHAKAMLGFGTKVVAGVTPGKAGETVHGVPVFDSVHGAVKSTDADTSMILVPAPFALDASFEAIDAGIGLIVIITERIPFHDAIRIVAYARQKGTTIIGPNCPGVISPGKCKVGIMPSGIFEQGTVGVVSRSGTLTYEIVNAITESGLGQSTCVGIGGDPIIGSNIVEVLKMFEGDEETESIVIVGEIGGTAEENAAEHVKGMRKSVYAYIAGRTAPPGKRMGHAGAIIARGKGTAESKIAALNEAGVDVAKHPAEIAELIKGG
- a CDS encoding TlpA family protein disulfide reductase; this translates as MGFGMLPRKIVVPFVIVIVIVVVISVIALSGNQEPEDNTPPGKVSGLNAIDQRNGRILLVWDAAHDDVEVAFYNVFRDMNKLEKRPSVPITVDDPGDVRAPHEYRVQAVDESGNEGDISDAVNISSLPSDIIAPSKVTSLTVHTYDNQLNLTWEEAWDNDRVSGYHVYRNGKVLDFQPSRPLYYDFNVTPMLIHSYRVSAVDASGNEGPLSAETEGYLPPGRVGQMALDFNLTDVYDRDFSLNDFLGKVVLLDLMTIYCGACTDQALELVAVFNNYSPDDFQMISIDISLDADPQDLIIFKESFADDWFFAVDTDNVSEKYSTWGVPMEIVIDRSGEIAYVHVGLVSAEELEDVIDPLITT
- a CDS encoding DNA topoisomerase I; translation: MSKLVISEKSSSARRIATILSNGKSKRQSIERVSSYHFERDGEDYSVIGLRGHIVGMDYPEELNSWAEINPKDLVRAKPEKKIIMKSIASALKTLAEGKDEVIVATDYDREGELIGVEALDIVKEVAPKAEFKRARFSALTKVDVERAFDELTEIDYALAESAETRQVIDLAWGATLTRFISLASGRLGREFLSVGRVQSPTLALIVDREKEIEHFEAKPFWDIRATFEKGIEFTGRHSHGRFWNKVDAETVLKSADGAKTGKVQLYEAKEAPERPPVPFNTTIFLMEANRLGFSASRAMSVAETLYTSGWISYPRTDNTVYPPTLGLKFLLEKLLGSAFSKEAKELLKQEKIVPTRGKSFATDHPPIHPVRGAKKSKITGDKWTIYELVCRRFLATVAPPALVKTSKAEIDVKKEVFVCEGREILDPGWRNYYPYYPAKESDLPELSEGESIKLLGVNMEEDKTKPPPRFSQGKLIQEMERLGLGTKSTRHEIIKKLYNRKYVEGKYLTPTVSARAVIDALGDHNVGIEKPEMTNLLEKDMLEIANGSKSGGQVVEESQDILEEVMETLQSNRKEIGGEIKRALRMQNYIGVCKSCGGDLNVIRSRAGQRFVGCSGFPECKVTHPLPQAGKVIPTMETCEECGSPMIEITERGGKENICVDAKCPTTRERNLLGTCSKCGGDLTIRYSKRGKRFVGCSSYPKCTNSFPLPQKGYIQPTKETCDTCGSPIITVLMRNRRKWTLCVNPDCKTKKFKQA
- a CDS encoding 50S ribosomal protein L40e; protein product: MARFPEAEARTLAKMICMKCYARNAMRATRCRKCGSKELRPKAKEPRRQ
- a CDS encoding ATP-NAD kinase family protein, whose product is MPITHRMRTIGLVVNPIAGMGGRVGLKGTDGVLEKALELGGKPVAPEKMSKFLDTLSSLLKNENIDGIEWLTCGGSMGASYLEEFGKGPWEWEVVFKPGDPTAAEDTKDACSVFSERDAGLIVFCGGDGTARDIWKVVGNEIPMIGIPSGVKMHSGVFGMNPEAVAFIVLRLLLGELDVADGEILDLDEERYRAGEWHIRLFGIASTPNEPSYVQVGKMHAEAVPEEDMKSELAEHVAEDMSENKDTLYILGSGSTVAAISKEIGVDCSLLGVDAVYRGELLEKDLNEDRLLSLLDQYEEVKLVLTPIGAQGFILGRGNLQLSPAVIRRVGLNDIVIICTPGKLRRTPFLRVDTGDSDLDREFRAREYLTVVTGYRTMKLWKIAQ
- the tdh gene encoding L-threonine 3-dehydrogenase, whose product is MQEKMKAIVKVRPEEGGTEMQEVPVPKPKRNEALIKMEAVSICGTDVHIYEWDDWASKRINVPLIYGHEFSGVIEELGADVMGFEKGDRVSGECHVHDNTCFQCRTGNAHICENMKIFGVDMTGIFAEYSALPAANLLKSGDMPAKFVTIQDPLGNAVHTVFTTDVPGRNVAVLGLGPIGLMSVAVCKTVGARKVFGIGRKNKYRIELGKECGADFALSSLTDDVEKIVADNTEGRGVDVVLEMTGNPHAVNQGLDMLRPGGTLALLGVFSGPWTTDLNEKVIFKYTTIKGINGRLMFDTWYRMRGLLESGSLNLDPIVTHEMKFDQFEEGMAAMRSGNSGKVVLYMDWFKP
- a CDS encoding aminotransferase class I/II-fold pyridoxal phosphate-dependent enzyme — encoded protein: MRDPSGFMREEYQTLVEKGFDWKLRVLEGPSAPRCRVDGKDVIMLCSNNYLNLSNHPRLRQAAKEAIDTHGAGSGSVRPIAGNMDLHIKVEKKLAGFKRTESSLIYQTGFAANAGLVPQLAGKGDVIISDELNHGSIIDGVRLTKSDRMIFPHRDMGELENVLKEADKKYNKILIVTDGVFSMDGDIQHMDKIQDLANEVGAMTFVDDAHGEGVIGPDGRGIGAHFDLSGKIDVEMGTFSKAYGVVGGLIAGSQDLVNFALNKSRTFLLSGSHPPQVAAAQYAAIDVLETEPEHVNNLWDNTKYFKNELDSMGFDTGQSETPITPVMVGDSHKAKALSERTFELGVFALPIVFPMVARDKARIRTMMNAGLTKDDLNDALAAFEKAGKELDII